One part of the Anaeromyxobacter sp. Fw109-5 genome encodes these proteins:
- a CDS encoding heterodisulfide reductase-related iron-sulfur binding cluster produces MTTPDQQKRISYQPTPGLSYDPSEAKYWDPAALEGEVRRTFEICHGCRMCFKYCDSFPRLFTLLDQKYDGDVHRLDRGDVGRVMDACFQCKLCEVQCPYTPRDGHEFQLDFPALVHRYRGVHQRGKPRTLRQRVLNDPDGAARMARLSLGAANAANRSRPLRVLMEKTVGIHREKKLPDFAAQPFDRWAEQNGYVRPEPGGEAVLFQTCFVQHNEPEIGKDALFVLRRCGVDVRVVKGLLCCGMPAWEHGDLEALRRQARRDLDLLMPYVEKGAKVLVVNPTCSMMMRREWPHLLAGEDRARAAKLAPAVMDVSEYLWSIRNEERFSTAFKSAPPGGKVAYHAPCHLRAQAIGFKGRDLLRKIPGVTVAATVMECCGHDGTFAMTVEGFEPSKRIGQKAFEGMKSAEAPTWATDCPLAALQFEQHAGKKPLHPLSLLARAYREGGFDGGEGGAR; encoded by the coding sequence ATGACCACGCCCGACCAGCAGAAGCGCATCTCGTACCAGCCGACGCCGGGCCTCTCGTACGACCCCTCGGAGGCGAAGTACTGGGACCCGGCGGCGCTCGAGGGAGAGGTGCGCCGCACCTTCGAGATCTGTCACGGCTGCCGCATGTGCTTCAAGTATTGCGACAGCTTCCCGCGCCTGTTCACGCTGCTCGACCAGAAGTACGACGGCGACGTCCACAGGCTCGACCGAGGGGACGTCGGCCGCGTGATGGACGCGTGCTTCCAGTGCAAGCTGTGCGAGGTGCAGTGCCCGTACACCCCGCGCGACGGGCACGAGTTCCAGCTCGACTTCCCGGCGCTCGTCCACCGCTACCGCGGCGTGCACCAGCGGGGGAAGCCTCGCACGCTGCGGCAGCGCGTGCTCAACGATCCCGACGGCGCCGCGCGCATGGCGCGCCTGTCGCTCGGCGCCGCCAACGCGGCGAACCGCTCGCGCCCCCTGCGCGTCCTCATGGAGAAGACGGTCGGCATCCACCGCGAGAAGAAGCTCCCCGACTTCGCGGCCCAGCCGTTCGACCGATGGGCGGAGCAGAACGGCTACGTCAGGCCCGAGCCGGGGGGTGAGGCGGTCCTCTTCCAGACCTGCTTCGTGCAGCACAACGAGCCGGAGATCGGCAAGGACGCGCTGTTCGTGCTGCGCCGCTGCGGCGTGGACGTGCGCGTCGTGAAGGGGCTCCTCTGCTGCGGGATGCCCGCCTGGGAGCACGGTGACCTCGAGGCGCTGCGGCGCCAGGCGCGCAGGGACCTCGACCTGCTCATGCCCTACGTGGAGAAGGGCGCGAAGGTGCTCGTCGTGAACCCGACCTGCTCGATGATGATGCGCCGCGAGTGGCCGCACCTGCTCGCGGGCGAGGATCGCGCCCGGGCGGCGAAGCTCGCGCCCGCGGTCATGGACGTGTCGGAGTACCTCTGGTCGATCCGCAACGAGGAGCGGTTCTCGACTGCCTTCAAGTCGGCGCCGCCCGGCGGCAAGGTGGCGTACCACGCGCCCTGCCACCTGCGCGCGCAGGCGATCGGGTTCAAGGGTCGCGATCTCCTCCGGAAGATCCCGGGCGTCACGGTGGCGGCGACGGTGATGGAGTGCTGCGGCCACGACGGCACCTTCGCGATGACCGTCGAGGGGTTCGAGCCGTCGAAGCGCATCGGCCAGAAGGCGTTCGAGGGGATGAAGTCGGCGGAGGCGCCGACCTGGGCGACCGACTGTCCGCTGGCGGCGCTGCAGTTCGAGCAACACGCGGGGAAGAAGCCGCTCCACCCGCTCTCGCTGCTCGCGCGCGCGTACCGCGAGGGCGGCTTCGACGGCGGCGAAGGGGGAGCGCGATGA
- a CDS encoding DUF3501 family protein, with protein MRPVRREELMDLSTYERARAEIRPGVLEAKRRRRVHVGGALTFLFENAATVRYQVQEMMRAERMTREEDVRHELETYNELLGGKGELGVTLLIEIPDPAERDRKLREWLALPRHLYLQTADGRKVRATFDPRQVGEDRLSSVQYLKFDVGGEVPVAAGADLPGLTVEARLDEEQREALRADLASDG; from the coding sequence ATGAGGCCGGTGCGACGCGAGGAGCTGATGGACCTCTCGACCTACGAGCGCGCGCGGGCCGAGATCCGGCCGGGCGTGCTCGAGGCGAAGCGGCGCCGGCGCGTCCACGTGGGCGGCGCGCTCACCTTCCTGTTCGAGAACGCCGCCACCGTCCGGTACCAGGTGCAGGAGATGATGCGCGCGGAGCGCATGACGCGCGAGGAGGACGTCCGGCACGAGCTCGAGACCTACAACGAGCTGCTCGGGGGGAAGGGCGAGCTGGGCGTCACGCTGCTCATCGAGATCCCGGACCCCGCCGAGCGCGACCGCAAGCTGCGCGAGTGGCTCGCGCTGCCGCGGCACCTCTACCTCCAGACCGCCGACGGGCGGAAGGTCCGGGCCACCTTCGACCCGCGCCAGGTCGGTGAGGACCGGCTGTCCTCCGTGCAGTACCTCAAGTTCGACGTCGGCGGCGAGGTGCCCGTCGCGGCGGGCGCCGACCTCCCCGGCCTCACGGTGGAGGCGCGGCTCGACGAGGAGCAGCGCGAGGCGCTGCGCGCGGACCTGGCGAGCGACGGGTGA
- a CDS encoding 3'-5' exonuclease: protein MLWPSPPWESVTYWALDLETGGLDPKSDPILAVGMVPIRGGAIRLAESYASLVRPDVREGIRPDSMRAHHLVPRDVAEAPPLETVLDQIDARIREGALLVHNAALDVSFLRRAYRRAGRRWPGPPVVDTVVLLLKAAKRARFVDPDATGIEPELNLAAARRRAKLPEYASHDALTDAIAAAELFLVLRRRLSARTLRDVR, encoded by the coding sequence GTGCTCTGGCCTTCGCCGCCGTGGGAAAGCGTCACGTACTGGGCGCTCGATCTGGAGACCGGCGGGCTCGACCCGAAGTCCGATCCCATCCTCGCGGTGGGGATGGTGCCGATCCGGGGCGGCGCGATCCGGCTGGCCGAGTCCTACGCCTCGCTCGTCCGGCCCGACGTCCGCGAGGGCATCCGCCCGGACTCGATGCGTGCGCACCACCTCGTGCCGCGCGACGTCGCCGAGGCACCGCCGCTCGAGACGGTGCTCGACCAGATCGACGCACGCATCCGGGAGGGCGCGCTCCTCGTGCACAACGCTGCCCTCGACGTGTCCTTCCTCCGCCGCGCCTACCGCCGGGCGGGGCGGCGATGGCCCGGACCGCCGGTGGTGGACACCGTCGTGCTGCTGCTCAAGGCGGCGAAGCGCGCGCGGTTCGTGGATCCGGACGCGACGGGCATCGAGCCGGAGCTGAACCTCGCGGCGGCGCGCCGGCGCGCCAAGCTCCCCGAGTACGCCTCCCACGACGCGCTGACCGACGCCATCGCGGCGGCCGAGCTGTTCCTCGTGCTGCGCCGCCGGCTCTCGGCGCGGACGCTGCGCGACGTCCGCTGA
- a CDS encoding type 1 glutamine amidotransferase domain-containing protein, translating to MARIAFIVDDMFEDSELRVPYDRLRDAGHEVIVVGLEQGKRIEGKQKKEKLTVERAAKDVRAQELDALVIPGGYSPDHLRTSIDMVRLTRDMFVAGKPVAAVCHGPWMLVEADAIDGRTVTSWPSLKTDLINAGARWVDREVVEDGNLITSRNPGDLAAFSSAILRQLERAAEAHRAGGEPRGDTPTMH from the coding sequence ATGGCTCGCATCGCCTTCATCGTGGACGACATGTTCGAGGATTCGGAGCTCCGCGTGCCGTACGACCGGCTCCGCGACGCCGGGCACGAGGTGATCGTCGTCGGACTGGAGCAGGGCAAGCGGATCGAGGGCAAGCAGAAGAAGGAGAAGCTGACCGTCGAGCGTGCGGCGAAGGACGTCCGGGCCCAGGAGCTGGACGCCCTCGTCATCCCGGGCGGCTACTCGCCCGACCACCTGCGGACGAGCATCGACATGGTGCGGCTCACGCGGGACATGTTCGTCGCGGGCAAGCCCGTCGCCGCCGTGTGCCACGGCCCCTGGATGCTCGTGGAGGCCGACGCGATCGACGGGCGCACGGTCACCTCCTGGCCGTCGCTCAAGACCGACCTCATCAACGCCGGCGCGCGCTGGGTCGATCGGGAGGTGGTCGAGGACGGGAACCTCATCACCTCGCGCAACCCCGGCGACCTGGCCGCCTTCTCCAGCGCGATCCTCCGCCAGCTCGAGCGCGCCGCGGAGGCCCACCGCGCGGGCGGAGAGCCACGAGGCGACACGCCGACCATGCATTGA
- a CDS encoding HNH endonuclease — translation MSTARELTNHLVRLLREEQGAMADVLLALADFDRKKLWRELGHTSLFYYLYRELRLSKGAAQNRKTAAELIQAFPEVEAALRAGELCLSTVNELAKVLTPENRAEVLPRFFGLSRREAEAVAVSLRPAEVVPTRDVITAFRPAAIVAATAQAVLLAPSPESAALRVHPDEPVVVHLDEPTSPVVVAAPIPLPSPPPRESVERLDAELARVHVTVSRRFLEKLEAATDALGHACPGGSAAEILERGLDLILAQHAKRRGLVEKPRKSRRGSRRDTIPAEVKREVWRRAGGQCEWRFESGERCDCRRRLEYDHIEPLALGGASTMDNVRLACRPHNLLSARQIFGDAVMDRYCGVGG, via the coding sequence ATGTCCACCGCACGCGAGCTCACGAACCACCTCGTGCGCCTGCTCCGAGAGGAGCAGGGCGCGATGGCCGACGTCCTCCTCGCCCTCGCCGACTTCGATCGGAAGAAGCTGTGGCGCGAGCTCGGCCATACCTCGCTCTTCTACTACCTCTACCGCGAGCTCAGGCTCTCGAAGGGCGCCGCCCAGAACCGCAAGACCGCGGCCGAGCTCATCCAGGCGTTCCCCGAAGTGGAGGCGGCGCTGCGCGCGGGCGAGCTCTGTTTATCCACCGTGAACGAGCTCGCGAAGGTGCTCACCCCCGAGAACCGCGCGGAGGTGCTGCCCCGGTTCTTCGGCCTCTCGCGCCGCGAGGCGGAGGCGGTCGCCGTGTCTCTCCGGCCGGCCGAGGTGGTGCCCACCCGCGACGTCATCACCGCGTTCCGGCCGGCCGCCATCGTAGCGGCCACGGCCCAGGCCGTGCTCCTGGCACCCTCGCCCGAGTCGGCGGCGCTGCGAGTTCACCCGGATGAACCAGTCGTGGTTCACCTGGATGAACCAACCTCTCCCGTCGTGGTCGCTGCCCCCATACCCCTGCCTTCGCCGCCACCCCGCGAGTCCGTGGAGCGGCTCGACGCCGAGCTCGCCCGCGTGCACGTCACCGTCTCCCGCCGCTTCCTCGAGAAGCTCGAGGCCGCCACGGACGCGCTCGGGCATGCCTGCCCGGGAGGCAGCGCGGCGGAGATCCTCGAGCGCGGCCTCGACCTCATCCTCGCCCAGCACGCGAAGCGCCGCGGTCTCGTCGAGAAGCCTCGGAAGAGCCGCCGAGGGTCCCGCCGCGACACGATCCCTGCCGAGGTGAAGCGGGAGGTGTGGCGCCGGGCCGGGGGGCAGTGCGAGTGGCGGTTCGAATCCGGCGAGCGCTGCGACTGCCGGCGGCGGCTCGAGTACGACCACATCGAGCCCCTCGCGCTGGGCGGGGCGTCCACGATGGACAACGTCCGGCTCGCCTGCCGTCCCCACAATCTGCTCTCCGCCCGGCAGATCTTTGGAGATGCGGTGATGGACCGCTACTGCGGCGTCGGCGGTTGA
- a CDS encoding DUF294 nucleotidyltransferase-like domain-containing protein: protein MVALDPVAFVRSTPPFDGLPQPVFDAAAHAIEIVFHPAGTRLLSRGGEPSRHLFVIRKGAVRLEREGQTVQLLEEGEIFGFTSLISGEATLDVTVEEDLLAYRLPRPEFEALLAHAAFAGHFASGLAERLRNSLEHSQVASFQPDLGVPVATLLRGRTPVRVPPSATVGEAARTMAERCVSSAIVDSTPPGIVTDRDFARRVLAAGRGPETPVLEVASAPARAVPAETPVYEAWRILLDAGVHHLPVTRGDDIVGVVSSTDLLRFTAAGPVAVMRSVERLSSRDALPGYGSRVAEMASALFAGGLDPIVIGGFVARLNDSLLARILRLAEADLGPPPTPYSWLAFGSEGRMEQTLLTDQDNALVYGEDSPAARAYFARFAERAIADLQAAGFPRCPGGYMATRWQGALEEWRERFHGWLEKATPTALLEASIFFDFRPVHGQLDVSALHALAARAGGARTFLSAMAKSALTFRPPGGLVLRIRGDTSTVDLKLKGISSIVFLARVYGLEAGARTSNTLGRIRAAFDAGLIAKDTLETLTEAYGFLLRLRLREQLRMIAEGRPPVNVVSIADLSSLERSRLRDTFRAIETWQERAAYHYRTDMF, encoded by the coding sequence ATGGTCGCTCTGGATCCGGTGGCGTTCGTGCGGTCCACCCCGCCGTTCGACGGGCTCCCGCAGCCCGTCTTCGACGCCGCCGCGCACGCCATCGAGATCGTCTTCCACCCGGCCGGCACGCGGCTGCTGTCCCGCGGCGGCGAGCCTTCCCGCCACCTGTTCGTGATCCGCAAGGGCGCGGTGCGCCTCGAGCGCGAAGGCCAGACCGTGCAGCTGCTGGAGGAGGGCGAGATCTTCGGCTTCACCTCGCTCATCTCCGGCGAGGCGACCCTCGACGTGACGGTCGAGGAGGACCTCCTGGCGTACCGGCTCCCCAGGCCCGAGTTCGAGGCGCTCCTGGCGCACGCCGCGTTCGCGGGGCACTTCGCCTCGGGCCTCGCGGAGCGGCTCCGCAACAGCCTCGAGCATTCGCAGGTGGCGAGCTTCCAGCCGGACCTGGGGGTCCCGGTGGCGACGCTGCTGCGCGGCAGGACGCCGGTGCGGGTGCCGCCCTCGGCCACCGTCGGAGAGGCGGCGCGGACCATGGCGGAGCGCTGCGTGAGCTCGGCGATCGTCGACTCGACGCCCCCCGGCATCGTCACCGACCGCGACTTCGCGCGCCGAGTCCTCGCCGCGGGCCGGGGGCCGGAGACGCCGGTGCTCGAGGTGGCGAGCGCGCCTGCGCGAGCCGTCCCCGCCGAGACGCCGGTGTACGAGGCCTGGCGGATCTTGCTCGACGCGGGGGTGCATCACCTGCCGGTGACGCGCGGCGACGACATCGTGGGCGTGGTGTCGTCCACCGATCTCCTCAGGTTCACCGCCGCCGGCCCGGTGGCGGTGATGCGCAGCGTCGAGCGGCTCTCGAGCCGGGACGCGCTCCCCGGGTACGGGTCGCGCGTCGCGGAGATGGCGTCCGCGCTGTTCGCGGGAGGGCTCGACCCGATCGTCATCGGCGGCTTCGTCGCGCGCCTCAACGACTCCCTGCTCGCCCGCATCCTGCGCCTGGCGGAGGCCGACCTCGGCCCGCCGCCCACGCCCTACTCCTGGCTGGCGTTCGGCTCCGAGGGGCGGATGGAGCAGACGCTCCTCACGGACCAGGACAACGCCCTCGTCTACGGCGAGGACTCTCCGGCCGCGCGCGCCTACTTCGCGCGCTTCGCGGAGCGCGCGATCGCCGACCTGCAGGCGGCCGGCTTCCCGCGCTGCCCGGGCGGCTACATGGCGACCCGCTGGCAGGGGGCCCTCGAGGAGTGGCGCGAGCGCTTCCACGGCTGGCTCGAGAAGGCGACCCCGACCGCGCTCCTCGAGGCCTCGATCTTCTTCGACTTCCGGCCGGTCCACGGCCAGCTCGACGTCTCGGCGCTCCACGCCCTCGCCGCCCGCGCCGGCGGCGCGCGCACGTTCCTCTCGGCGATGGCGAAGAGCGCCCTCACGTTCCGCCCGCCGGGCGGGCTCGTGCTCCGCATCCGCGGCGATACGTCCACCGTCGATCTGAAGCTCAAGGGCATCAGCTCGATCGTGTTCCTGGCGCGCGTGTACGGCCTCGAGGCGGGGGCGCGCACCTCGAACACGCTCGGCCGGATCCGCGCCGCCTTCGACGCAGGGCTCATCGCCAAGGACACGCTCGAGACGCTCACCGAGGCGTACGGGTTCCTCCTGCGGCTGCGCCTGCGCGAGCAGCTCCGGATGATCGCGGAGGGCAGGCCCCCGGTGAACGTCGTGTCGATCGCCGACCTGTCGTCGCTCGAGCGCAGCCGGCTGCGCGACACCTTCCGCGCCATCGAGACCTGGCAGGAGAGGGCGGCGTACCACTATCGAACGGACATGTTCTGA
- a CDS encoding adenylyl-sulfate kinase produces the protein MTGPGGAVVWVTGLPSSGKSTLARRLRARLAALGRPAALLDGDAVRAAVHPSPGYDPASREAFYETLGDLALLLAADGLVAVVAATASRRAFRDRVRARAPRFVEVHLAVPAEVCAARDPKGLWARARAGGAPELPGAGREYEPPVAPEVVAAGGEDEAAVDAVLAQISRPMPPTTPNVVPPTS, from the coding sequence GTGACGGGGCCCGGGGGCGCGGTGGTGTGGGTGACCGGGCTCCCGTCGTCCGGGAAGTCCACCCTCGCCCGAAGGCTCCGGGCGCGGCTCGCCGCGCTGGGGCGGCCCGCCGCGCTGCTCGACGGCGACGCCGTGCGCGCCGCGGTCCACCCGTCGCCCGGCTACGACCCCGCCTCGCGCGAGGCCTTCTACGAGACGCTCGGGGATCTCGCGCTGCTGCTCGCCGCCGACGGGCTCGTGGCCGTCGTCGCGGCGACCGCGAGCCGCCGCGCCTTTCGCGATCGCGTGCGCGCCCGGGCGCCGCGCTTCGTGGAGGTCCACCTCGCAGTGCCCGCCGAGGTCTGCGCCGCGCGCGATCCGAAGGGGCTCTGGGCCCGGGCCCGCGCCGGCGGCGCGCCGGAGCTCCCCGGCGCCGGGCGGGAGTACGAGCCGCCCGTCGCGCCGGAGGTGGTCGCGGCGGGCGGGGAGGACGAGGCGGCGGTGGACGCGGTGCTGGCTCAAATCTCCAGGCCGATGCCACCCACCACGCCGAACGTCGTGCCGCCGACGTCGTAG
- a CDS encoding phosphotransferase family protein, whose product MRAGEPNMAEVPEGLRALAAAIVPGAALEAVEPLAADAAGGDAEKAIGYGEPLRVTVRAPDGALRRFVFRTQRADAFGHDRRPDRVESALLSYDLFNALPAHVRALDVGVARDGRFLSLAGTGEPYLVTEWAEGTLYAEDLRRLAHAGSAAPLDLARAGALADYLASLHARRLVDPAAWRRAVRDLVGHGEGIFGMVDGYPPDVPAAPPARLRAIEERCLAWRWRLRERTGRLARTHGDFHPFNVVFRPPGPGVDGASFALLDASRGGKGDPADDVVALSVNYPFFALDHPGAWHALGPLWRRFWERYLTATGDAGVLESAPPYLAWRALVLASPRFYPRLSADARDALLGLAERALDAGRLDLAWPEALFPGDDP is encoded by the coding sequence GTGCGTGCCGGGGAGCCGAACATGGCAGAGGTGCCGGAAGGCCTCCGCGCCCTCGCGGCCGCGATCGTCCCGGGCGCGGCGCTCGAGGCGGTCGAGCCGCTCGCCGCGGACGCCGCGGGCGGCGACGCCGAGAAGGCGATCGGCTACGGCGAGCCGCTGCGCGTCACGGTGCGCGCGCCGGACGGGGCGCTGCGGCGCTTCGTGTTCCGCACGCAGCGCGCCGACGCGTTCGGGCACGACCGCCGCCCGGACCGCGTCGAGAGCGCCCTGCTCTCCTACGACCTCTTCAACGCGCTCCCCGCGCACGTGCGCGCGCTCGACGTGGGCGTCGCGCGCGACGGGCGCTTCCTCTCGCTCGCCGGGACGGGTGAGCCGTACCTCGTGACGGAGTGGGCGGAGGGGACGCTGTATGCGGAGGACCTCCGCCGCCTCGCGCACGCGGGCTCCGCGGCGCCGCTCGACCTCGCGCGCGCCGGCGCGCTCGCCGACTACCTCGCCTCGCTACACGCCCGGCGGCTCGTGGATCCCGCCGCCTGGCGTCGGGCCGTGCGCGATCTCGTCGGGCACGGCGAGGGCATCTTCGGGATGGTGGACGGCTACCCGCCCGACGTGCCGGCGGCGCCGCCGGCACGGCTCCGCGCCATCGAGGAGCGCTGCCTGGCCTGGCGCTGGCGGCTCCGCGAACGGACGGGCCGGCTCGCGCGGACCCACGGCGACTTCCACCCGTTCAACGTCGTGTTCCGGCCGCCCGGTCCGGGCGTGGACGGCGCGAGCTTCGCGCTCCTCGACGCCTCGCGGGGCGGCAAGGGCGATCCGGCCGACGACGTCGTGGCGCTGTCGGTGAACTACCCGTTCTTCGCGCTCGATCACCCGGGCGCGTGGCACGCCCTCGGTCCGCTGTGGCGCCGCTTCTGGGAGCGCTACCTCACGGCGACCGGGGACGCCGGGGTGCTGGAGAGCGCTCCGCCCTACCTCGCCTGGCGCGCGCTGGTGCTCGCCTCCCCCCGCTTCTACCCGCGCCTGTCGGCGGACGCGCGCGACGCCCTGCTCGGCCTCGCCGAGCGCGCGCTCGACGCGGGCCGCCTGGACCTCGCCTGGCCGGAGGCGCTCTTCCCCGGGGACGACCCGTGA
- a CDS encoding prolipoprotein diacylglyceryl transferase yields the protein MPFALIPYFEFPSLTLGPFTIQSFGVLSALGILAAVNLAARGARETGRNPQVILDFAVVGVLTGIVVGHLVHLFFYHPEELENPWQILKFWEGLSSMGGLLGGVLAAAVYFWRKRIRFHDYGDAFALGVAPGWGVARVGCFTVHDHPGVHSDFFLAVRFPEGPRHDLGLYEAILLLSLAAILWALHRRGALRGRLLGLLAVAYGIGRFLLDFLRARDVPYADARYLGLTPAQYVAVALVAYGVWAMARGPGPAREARRFAAGARR from the coding sequence ATGCCGTTCGCCCTCATCCCCTACTTCGAGTTCCCGAGCCTCACGCTGGGCCCCTTCACCATCCAGTCGTTCGGCGTGCTGTCCGCGCTCGGCATCCTCGCCGCGGTGAACCTCGCGGCGCGCGGCGCGCGCGAGACCGGCAGGAACCCGCAGGTGATCCTCGACTTCGCGGTGGTGGGGGTGCTCACCGGCATCGTCGTCGGGCACCTCGTGCACCTGTTCTTCTACCACCCCGAGGAGCTCGAGAATCCCTGGCAGATCCTCAAGTTCTGGGAGGGTCTCTCGTCCATGGGCGGGCTCCTCGGAGGCGTGCTCGCCGCGGCCGTCTACTTCTGGCGCAAGCGCATCCGCTTCCACGACTACGGCGACGCGTTCGCGCTCGGCGTGGCGCCGGGGTGGGGCGTCGCCCGCGTCGGCTGCTTCACGGTGCACGATCACCCGGGCGTCCACAGCGACTTCTTCCTCGCCGTCCGGTTCCCGGAGGGCCCCCGCCACGACCTGGGCCTGTACGAGGCGATCCTGCTCCTCTCGCTCGCCGCGATCCTGTGGGCGCTGCACCGGCGCGGCGCGCTGCGCGGTCGTCTCCTCGGGCTGCTCGCGGTGGCGTACGGGATCGGGCGCTTCCTGCTGGACTTCCTCCGCGCCCGCGACGTCCCCTACGCCGACGCGCGTTACCTGGGGCTCACGCCCGCGCAGTACGTCGCGGTCGCCCTGGTGGCATACGGGGTGTGGGCGATGGCCCGCGGACCGGGCCCTGCGCGAGAGGCGCGGCGGTTCGCGGCCGGCGCCCGGCGGTGA
- a CDS encoding molecular chaperone DnaJ, whose translation MGDSRARSLRAALVHVGRPPPDPAIVAAEARLRAVLDEVTALDLEVEALSAALARFAGAYERSLREAFQEVQAAERLVRRIQTLSDRLAAIEGALRADAPAANAARRAGDSAVAAAAARAARARGLAAGRGGEDAEPGAGPDEVDEADVEEGAALEPEELALKRLHRSLARLLHPDLARDEGARGRLGELMARVNAAYEAGDLATLELMAERLGAGELDPDVSPEERRAHLEKRAAALERIRLALERERERLLGSDTARLLAESRRREQAGGDLLAETRAELAEEARAAYADALARLERVGTAARAVARARTAVMTKIVRRGPTGARRTFDPLAEGGLVRMGAARLDRQRATPAARELARRLEEAEPVEAALTLLAFFAEEAGGRAPDAIARAEGWAATWERLRPVLPEAQELPRVLGRLPRHLVLGARAHGDELVAGVQLAEPELLAGVQIALEREGVAALGREVLAALGPEEACEGCGAEGPARHLLRTRGLDERHGLACAGCGAILRSYWRYGELDGLEALAPHALRLGLVAEVTIQLAGTAIGFQLLPAQREALTAAALLRRFADLYLVAYDVELEAGATSLVAARGGALPMSAPLPAGARVRLALDPSAGMTAEALLDLLRHRIERRFRP comes from the coding sequence ATGGGCGACTCGCGGGCGCGTTCTCTACGGGCTGCGCTGGTCCACGTCGGGCGGCCGCCCCCCGACCCGGCGATCGTCGCCGCGGAGGCGCGGCTCCGCGCGGTCCTGGACGAGGTCACGGCGCTGGACCTCGAGGTGGAGGCGCTGTCCGCCGCGCTGGCCCGGTTCGCGGGCGCGTACGAGCGGTCGCTGCGCGAGGCGTTCCAGGAGGTCCAGGCGGCGGAGCGGCTCGTCCGCCGGATCCAGACGCTCTCCGATCGGCTCGCGGCGATCGAGGGGGCGCTCCGGGCGGACGCACCCGCGGCGAACGCGGCGCGGCGCGCCGGGGACTCGGCGGTCGCGGCGGCGGCGGCGCGCGCCGCCCGGGCGCGCGGGCTTGCGGCGGGAAGGGGCGGGGAGGACGCTGAGCCCGGCGCCGGGCCCGACGAGGTCGACGAGGCGGACGTCGAGGAGGGCGCGGCGCTCGAGCCCGAGGAGCTCGCCCTGAAGCGCCTGCACCGGAGCCTCGCGCGGCTGCTCCACCCCGACCTCGCCCGGGACGAGGGCGCGCGGGGGCGGCTCGGCGAGCTGATGGCGCGCGTGAACGCCGCGTACGAGGCGGGAGACCTCGCCACCCTGGAGCTCATGGCCGAGCGGCTCGGCGCGGGCGAGCTCGACCCGGACGTCTCCCCCGAGGAGCGCCGCGCGCACCTCGAGAAGCGCGCGGCGGCGCTCGAGCGGATCCGCCTCGCGCTCGAGCGCGAGCGCGAGCGGCTCCTCGGCAGTGACACCGCGCGCCTGCTCGCGGAGTCGCGCCGGCGCGAGCAGGCGGGCGGCGATCTCCTCGCGGAGACGCGCGCCGAGCTCGCCGAGGAGGCGCGCGCCGCGTACGCGGACGCGCTCGCGCGGCTGGAGCGGGTCGGCACGGCGGCGCGCGCGGTCGCGCGCGCGAGGACGGCGGTCATGACGAAGATCGTGAGGCGCGGCCCGACCGGCGCGCGGCGGACGTTCGATCCGCTGGCGGAGGGCGGACTCGTGCGGATGGGCGCGGCGCGGCTCGATCGGCAGCGCGCGACGCCCGCCGCGCGGGAGCTCGCGCGGCGCCTGGAGGAGGCGGAGCCGGTCGAGGCGGCGCTCACGCTGCTCGCGTTCTTCGCGGAGGAGGCGGGCGGCAGGGCCCCGGACGCGATCGCGCGCGCGGAGGGATGGGCGGCGACCTGGGAGCGGCTCCGCCCCGTGCTCCCGGAGGCGCAGGAGCTGCCGCGGGTGCTCGGGCGGCTGCCGCGCCACCTCGTCCTCGGCGCCCGCGCGCACGGCGACGAGCTCGTCGCCGGCGTCCAGCTCGCCGAGCCGGAGCTGCTCGCCGGCGTGCAGATCGCGCTCGAGCGGGAGGGGGTCGCCGCGCTCGGCCGCGAGGTGCTGGCGGCGCTCGGTCCGGAGGAGGCGTGCGAGGGCTGCGGGGCGGAGGGCCCGGCGCGTCACCTCCTGCGCACCCGCGGCCTGGACGAGCGGCACGGGCTCGCCTGCGCGGGCTGCGGCGCGATCCTGCGGAGCTACTGGCGCTACGGCGAGCTGGACGGCCTCGAGGCGCTCGCCCCGCACGCCCTCCGGCTGGGGCTCGTGGCCGAGGTGACGATCCAGCTGGCCGGGACCGCGATCGGTTTCCAGCTGCTGCCCGCCCAGCGCGAGGCGCTCACCGCCGCGGCACTCCTGCGTCGCTTCGCCGACCTGTACCTCGTCGCGTACGACGTCGAGCTGGAGGCGGGCGCGACATCGCTCGTCGCGGCGCGGGGAGGCGCATTGCCCATGTCGGCGCCTCTCCCGGCGGGCGCCAGGGTGCGCCTGGCGCTCGATCCCTCGGCGGGCATGACCGCCGAGGCGCTGCTCGATCTGCTGCGGCACCGGATCGAGCGTCGCTTCCGGCCCTGA